The DNA sequence CCCACAATGCGTGGCCCAAACGATGGCATGGCCTAAACAAATCGCACGCGAGAGGGCGCGTGTGCGTGCTGTTATTGATTCACATCAGCGGAGAGGTTGTGTGGACGCAACCACGCACTCGAGTACCGGCGCTTCATTTGAACGTCTCCCAGAATTTGGAAGTGTGAGCAAAATGAGCCCTCTTTCGTTTCTCGTCCACACAGGCGcgcgtacacacacaaaaaaatcgcTGAGGATGTTATGTCAAATTTGGCTCGTTTCCGTCGAATTGGGAAGCCGACTTGACTGAAGCTCCCCGAATTTGTGCGATGAACAGCATTGATTGAATGTCACACACCGGCTTGAAAAGGGAAGGAGAAGGCtgctatatataaaaaaaaatttaaaaaaagcttcGTTGGAAAGGTGAAGTAGAGGCCGTGCATGCACTCGAAGACCACCTGAGCACAGAAGGTTTggcgatttttttttgctttgattttttttctccttcttttTTTGAGTGCCTTGTGGATTCACCTTCTGCAGCCGCATCGTCAGCACTAAAAGTAGGCCAGAGCTTGTTCCCTCAGCATGAGTctcttcttcttcatcctgCGGTTCTGGAACCAAATCTTCACCTGCTGATCGCTAAGGTTGAGCCGGTCGGAGAGCTCCCTCCGCCGCTGTCTGGTGATGAACTCGTTGAGCATGAACTCGCCCTCCAGTTCAGCCAGTTGAAGTTTGGAATACGGTTTGCGCTTCTTCCTGGTCCGCGTGTGCATCGGGTACCACGGGGCACCtgcgagggggaggaggaggaggaggagggcaaaGATGGTGAGGAGCCGGAGCAGGAGCAGGGGCCGGCGGCGGCGCATAACGCAAAATCACGGTCACCTTCAAGGTTACGGGGAGTCTGGAGGGGCGTCATCTTACTGGCGGCTCACTGCATGCACGTATAAGCGCCGCAAATAATAACAGACGCAATTCGGGCTATTTTCTCGCAAAAAGTTCTTGCTTGAAATTAGGaagcctgtctgcctgcctgcatgcTTAAGCAACCTGCATTCAGTCACTTCCTGCATGCCAAACCTAATGGAATTTGTTTGACGCCTTCCTGCAGAGGACGCCTGGATTACGGGCTAAAAATCATATAGTCATTGCTCGTGTTCATTGCTCATCTTCTTCCGGCGTACAGCGGGGTGCTTTGTGGCACAGCACAAAGTTTTATTGTCGCAGTTAAAGTTGCATTAACGTGATAATGAAGGCGCGCTTGCTTTATTTGCCTGTTTCTGGTCATGTTAAATTAGCGTTGAGTACACATGCAACAGATATTAATTCCGTTTACAAGTCATTAAAAACAAGAGAGAGTAAACTAGTTAGGCGGCAGTCGGGCGAAAAGGATGTCTCTCTGGtggctgttttattttgatatctTTTAATCCCGACGgctattttttaataaaaacgcGTCGAGGGCGGGCGTGGGCGCGCCACCAAGACAAAAGTCACATGCTGCAGGCAGGCAAGGTGCATGCACGCGTGCAAGCGAGCGGGCGGGCGTGCGTGGGAGCGCGGTGACAAAGATGCTGCCGTTTCGGGAAAAAGGGAGCTCCACGGTGGAGTGGACGCGGAAAATAAAGCACATGGCGCTTGCCTGGACTATTTTTAGGGCAACCCCTAGTGGCGTATGCGCACCACGCAGGTCCTGCTGCAGAAGCCTCCCGCACAACATTAACGCTAAGCAGCACTAATTGGCGCTTTTCTACACTCGTGCACGCGTATGCAGCTTATAGCTTCGACGACGCCAAACAAACAACGACAAAACCAAAATGTGAAATGAAGAGCACCCACCTCCGCCCGCGGCGATGTTGTTGGCGTGGCTTCCCGGGGACACAAGGCTCTGCGTGTCGCTGGATGGGGGCTTGCTGCTCTCGTTCAGCAGGGACGAGCTGGAGTCGGACTCCATGGACTGGCAGGACGGAGGATCCTGCGTCAACTGCTCGTTACCGTACTCGTACTTGGCGAAGgcggccgccgccaccgccgcggcCGAGACGGAAGCGCCGGAGGCGGTGGTGGCGCCGATACCGGCGTGCATCCCGTGCTCGGATGTCAGGGATGAGGAGGATGCGTCCCTCGCCCTGTCCTCTCGCTTGAGGCCACCCGAGCCCGagcttccgccgccgccgccaccgccgccaccaccgccgccgccgccgcacgccTCCCTGGCCCCGTTGCCGTAGTaacacttggcctcctccgctcTGCTGATCTCGCACGAGCGGTTGAACGAGGGGTTAATAGAAACGGGGCTGCTGAAGTAGGACTGGGAGTATCCATTGCACGGCTCCGAAGGATTCCACGGGAGGGAGCAAACGTTGTCCCTCCTCGGGTAGGAGAGAGAAGGCAGCCCCGCCAGTTGTCCCCCCGAGGCTCGAAAATTGGGGAAATAAAAGGTGTCTCCAGTGTGGATGTTTACCAAAGGTCCCACAAACCCTGGATTAAGGAGATTATGCTCGCCCATTTCCGCGGGCCCGACCAACAGCTTCTACTTTATTGCAATCTGACATTTAACATAGTTAAACCTGGGGGGCTGTCTGATTGGTCAGCCTCAGACCACGTGGCTAGGCcaacttctgctccacggggtcCCACCCACTCGCTCCggctcacacaaaacaaaaacatccacTTCTCTCTATAACCCACCTttatatgttattttttttaagaccaTAAAGCTTTTTATAAAATTCAGCAATCTTGTCTCTTTCTTGACTTGAATCGTGAGAGCAAAACAAGCCAGGTCTGCCTTTTTTTTGTCCGACATTAAATGTCACACATTAAAAAAGCTGGCTGTCGCCTCGTTTAATACTTTAACAAGCTGgcaaaagtttattttttatttttatttttttttcttaaatgctCGATCTCATGAAAACTGCTCCCTTCAATGAGGGGTTGCATGCATGTGGCATCTTGTAGCAAATTATGGTTGAATTCCTTGTCACATAAAGTCGTGATGTCCCAACTTTACAAGCTTGTTTTAAAGAAACGAATGATGCTCATTGCCCTATTTACAGTAAGACGAGGTCAGCAGGTTGAAgcctctgtaaaaaaaaattttaaaaaaaacgggATAGGGGGCACTCTATAAGGTAACTTTAAGAGGGTGTATTTCACGTAATATTCTATAGTACGGCTCACACGAACAAGTTGAACAGATAGGTCCAATAAAGCCCCACTGACTAACTCTGGTGGGATTGTTAGCTCTCTCACAATTCTTTTATAAGATTTTTACAGGATAACAGGGGACACTTCACTCATTCAAACAGCAAAGACTTTCCCAATGCGGCTAATTACTTGATTTGTGGACTCACTTCTCCCGACCGTCCACAAACATTTGCTGCATCttgagtcaaataaaaaaaaataaaaaaaatgcaagtgaCAGATACGACATGTTGTGTCCGTGCCACTATTTAACGTTCAACAGCCCGCGGCACACTCAGACATTCACACGGAACTTTTACAGCAGGGCCCAAAGTCCACTTTGAGCACAAAAACCATCGTAGCTTTCAGTATTAATTCAGCAACAACAAATTGTTCATGAAACAACAGCAAAAAGTATTTCAAGAAATAAAGTTGAGGCAAATTTGCTGCATTACTAAAGTTAACTCAAATGAAGATGATTAATTCACATGGATGAGACAAAAAGCTAAAGCGGCGCGCATGCATGATCAAGCCAAGTTCACGGTTGCTTGAACTTGGttttgaactcaaaaaaggcgacTTTGGTCAAGTCAATGTGTAGAAACAAATACACAACAACATTCTGACATGTGTGATTAAATTATGCACATCGTGTTTtaagtttgtgtgcgtgtgcgcgtgcgcacatgtgtgcgtgcgtgtttattACGTAAATGTTATATGACCTGAAAAAAATGCACGGAATCAAAATAAGGAAATATATCCCTCCCATAATTGCAAGTAACAAGTATGTCATTAACAAGTATGTGCAGACTGCGGCTTTTAAAGGTGCTAGTTACGTTCGTGTGTGCTTCAAAATGTGCCCGCGCAGTGATATGTGAGAACTGCAGCAATAGTTTGAAGGGAACTTTTGTCGTTTTGCAAGCCTGTCGACATTTGAGAGCAGAAATTTGCTGATGCTGCATGTATCTCATCACACGACACGTGGCAGCGCAGAAAGGCTCCTTTTG is a window from the Syngnathus scovelli strain Florida chromosome 2, RoL_Ssco_1.2, whole genome shotgun sequence genome containing:
- the hoxc12a gene encoding homeobox protein Hox-C12a; amino-acid sequence: MGEHNLLNPGFVGPLVNIHTGDTFYFPNFRASGGQLAGLPSLSYPRRDNVCSLPWNPSEPCNGYSQSYFSSPVSINPSFNRSCEISRAEEAKCYYGNGAREACGGGGGGGGGGGGGGSSGSGGLKREDRARDASSSSLTSEHGMHAGIGATTASGASVSAAAVAAAAFAKYEYGNEQLTQDPPSCQSMESDSSSSLLNESSKPPSSDTQSLVSPGSHANNIAAGGGAPWYPMHTRTRKKRKPYSKLQLAELEGEFMLNEFITRQRRRELSDRLNLSDQQVKIWFQNRRMKKKRLMLREQALAYF